In Primulina huaijiensis isolate GDHJ02 chromosome 6, ASM1229523v2, whole genome shotgun sequence, a single window of DNA contains:
- the LOC140978007 gene encoding kinesin-like protein KIN-UB isoform X2 — MSSASFRNGSGLSRGGAMKIDNYNPKYSPSSSSSSSVKSKVQHSTVSSSLRRCSPGSLGTSRDGSAVSGRVRVAVRLRPRNAEEMVEDADFADCVELQPELKRLKLRKNNWDSDTFEFDDVLTEFASQKRVYEVVAKPVLESVLDGYNGTVMAYGQTGTGKTYTLGRLGKEDTADRGIMLRAMEDILEEVSPENDLVSVSYLQLYMETIEDLLNPSNDNISIVEDPKNGDVSVPGATLVEIRDPKSFVELLQLGEAHRYAANTKLNTESSRSHAILMVHIKRSVKGKNPSLSSENGSITLTGKTLKPPIVRKSKLVIVDLAGSERIDKSGSEGHTLEEAKSINLSLSALGKCINALAENSAHVPVRDSKLTRLLRDSFGGTARTSLIITIGPSPRHRGETSSTIMFGQRAMKVENMLKIKEEFDYKSLSRKLDMQLDKLIAEHERQQKVFQHEIERIASEAQNRVAEVEQNYADALELEKLKYQKDYMESLKKLEEQWTIKQENHGHQKFKIGPSDNGIHQMSNAESPMLSASGEVAQIKKKLQNETLLRKAAEAETDRLKSESTHWKKTEAARNAELVKLRKMLEDQACQKEKLEDELSLLQSQLLQISSDADETRKNLDRGLIGRVPGYLDSLIPQVKHEQLRDTGDGERASMAKLFEQVGLHKILSLLEAEDADVRIHAVKVVANLAAEESNQERIVEAGGLTSLLTILKNSNDETIHRVAAGAIANLAMNEINQELIMSQGGVSLLSLTANRAEDPQTLRMIAGAIANLCGNDKLQAKLRAEDGIKALLGMVRCRHPDVLAQVARGIANFAKCESRASSQGSKNGKSLLIEDGALPWIVLNANNEASPIRRHVELALCHLAQHEVNAKEMITGGALWELVRISRDCSREDIRTLALKTLKSIPSFVAELKRLRIDHG; from the exons ATGTCGAGCGCTAGTTTCAGAAATGGCAGTGGCTTATCCAGAGGAGGAGCAATGAAGATTGACAATTACAATCCTAAATATTCCCCTTCTTCTTCCTCGTCGTCTTCTGTTAAGTCAAAAGTGCAGCATTCGACTGTTTCTTCCAGTTTACGGCGCTGCAGCCCCGGTTCACTTGGCACAAGCCGAGATGGTTCTGCTG TTTCTGGGAGGGTTCGAGTTGCTGTTAGATTAAGGCCTCGAAATGCTGAAGAGATGGTGGAAGATGCTGATTTTGCCGATTGTGTGGAATTGCAACCGGAG CTTAAGCGGTTGAAGCTTCGGAAAAACAATTGGGATTCTGATACTTTTGAGTTTGATGATGTATTAACTGAGTTTGCATCTCAAAAACGTGTGTATGAAGTTGTAGCGAAGCCCGTTTTGGAG AGTGTTTTGGACGGTTACAATGGAACAGTTATGGCATATGGACAGACTGGTACAGGGAAAACTTACACTCTTGGAAGACTAGGAAAAGAAGACACGGCTGATCGTGGAATAATGTTGCGAGCAATGGAAGACATATTGGAAGAAGTATCACCAGAGAATGATTTGGTTTCTGTCTCTTATTTGCAG CTTTATATGGAAACGATAGAGGACCTCCTTAATCCAAGTAATGATAATATTTCTATTGTGGAAGATCCAAAAAATGGAGATGTTTCTGTACCTGGTGCAACACTAGTAGAAATTAGGGATCCCAAGAGTTTCGTGGAATTACTGCAATTAGGGGAAGCTCATCGTTATGCTGCGAACACAAAATTAAATACAGAATCATCGCGCAGCCATGCCATTTTAATG GTACATATAAAGAGGTCAGTTAAGGGAAAAAATCCTTCTCTTTCAAGTGAAAATGGCAGCATTACTCTGACGGGAAAAACACTGAAACCTCCCATTGTACGGAAAAGCAAACTGGTTATTGTGGACCTTGCTGGTTCAGAGCGCATTGACAAATCAG GCAGTGAGGGTCATACATTGGAAGAAGCAAAATCTATCAATCTCTCTTTGAGCGCACTAGGGAAGTGCATTAATGCATTGGCAGAGAACAGTGCACATGTTCCTGTTCGTGACTCCAAGCTCACAAGGTTGCTTCGAGATTCTTTTGGAG GCACTGCTAGAACCTCATTGATTATTACTATTGGGCCATCACCACGACATCGAGGAGAGACATCCAGCACCATAATGTTTGGACAAAGG GCTATGAAGGTAGAGAACATGTTGAAAATTAAGGAAGAATTTGATTACAAAAGTTTGTCGAGGAAGCTTGATATGCAGTTGGACAAGCTAATTGCTGAGCATGAAAGACAACAAAAAGTGTTTCAACATGAGATTGAAAGGATAGCTTCTGAAGCACAGAACCGTGTTGCTGAGGTGGAACAGAACTATGCTGATGCACTGGAG CTGGAGAAGCTCAAGTATCAAAAAGACTACATGGAGTCATTGAAGAAGCTTGAGGAACAATGGAcgataaaacaagaaaatcatggacatcaaaaattcaaaattggtCCATCTGATAATGGCATCCATCAGATGTCAAATGCGGAG TCTCCTATGCTGTCTGCTTCTGGAGAAGTGGCACAGATTAAAAAGAAGCTTCAAAATGAAACTCTTTTACGAAAAGCTGCAGAAGCTGAAACTGATAGATTAAAAAGTGAATCAACTCATTGGAAAAAAACCGAG GCTGCTAGGAATGCTGAACTTGTGAAGCTTCGTAAGATGCTGGAAGATCAAGCATGCCAAAAAGAAAAACTCGAAGATGAACTCTCACTTCTGCAAAGTCAATTACTGCAAATAAGTTCTGATGCTGATGAG ACAAGAAAAAACCTAGATAGAGGTTTGATTGGACGAGTACCTGGCTACCTGGATTCTCTCATCCCTCAGGTCAAGCATGAACAGCTAAGAGACACTGGAGATGGAGAGAGAGCCTCAATGGCGAAACTTTTTGAACAAG TCGGACTTCACAAAATATTGTCATTACTTGAAGCAGAAGATGCTGATGTTCGCATTCATGCTGTGAAAGTAGTGGCTAATCTTGCAGCAGAAG AATCAAATCAAGAAAGGATTGTTGAGGCTGGTGGGCTTACATCCTTGCTAACAATCCTGAAAAACTCCAATGACGAGACCATTCACAGGGTTGCAGCTGGGGCAATCGCAAATCTCGCAATGAATG AAATTAATCAGGAGCTCATCATGTCCCAAGGGGGCGTCAGCTTGTTGTCTTTGACAGCAAATCGTGCAGAGGATCCTCAGACTCTCCGTATGATTGCTGGAGCCATTGCTAATCTCTGTGGGAATG ATAAGTTACAAGCGAAGCTAAGAGCTGAAGATGGTATCAAGGCTCTTCTTGGGATGGTTAGATGCAGGCATCCAGATGTTCTTGCTCAAGTTGCTCGAGGAATCGCGAATTTTGCCAAATGCGAGTCTAGAGCATCCAGTCAAG GTTCTAAGAATGGGAAGTCTCTTCTAATTGAAGATGGAGCCCTTCCGTGGATTGTACTGAATGCTAACAATGAAGCTTCTCCAATCAGGCGTCATGTTGAGCTAGCACTTTGCCATCTAGCACAGCACG AGGTCAATGCAAAGGAAATGATAACTGGAGGAGCCCTGTGGGAGCTTGTTCGTATTTCCCGAGATTGTTCACGAGAGGATATTAGGACTCTCGCCCTCAAAACACTAAAGTCCATCCCCAGTTTCGTGGCCGAATTGAAGCGGCTGAGGATTGATCATGGTTGA
- the LOC140979387 gene encoding LOW QUALITY PROTEIN: ATP-dependent Clp protease ATP-binding subunit CLPT2, chloroplastic-like (The sequence of the model RefSeq protein was modified relative to this genomic sequence to represent the inferred CDS: deleted 2 bases in 1 codon) yields MPSLKSRTLSTEYPPIINATISLSLPSVHPEAVGSAIKLPKWSSKAIKSFAMGELEARKIKSPNTGTEALLMGILIEGTSFASKFLRANVITLLKVRDEIGKLRGKLDMFFFSPEHPPLTEATQRALDFAINEKHRSGENEEITTVHMMLVGLWRQQESLGHQVLVSLRFTDEKAKELHSLISEPGFKDD; encoded by the exons ATGCCATCCCTCAAATCTCGAACCCTTTCTACCGAATACCCTCCTATCATCAACGCCACGATTTCATTGAGCCTCCCCAGCGT TCATCCAGAGGCAGTTGGTTCCGCGATAAAGCTTCCCAA ATGGTCATCGAAGGCAATAAAGTCATTTGCAATGGGCGAGTTGGAAGCAAGGAAAATTAAATCCCCAAACACAGGCACAGAAGCTCTTCTTATGGGAATCTTGATCGAGG GAACTAGCTTTGCTTCAAAGTTTTTACGTGCAAATGTTATTACGCTTCTTAAAGTGCGTGATGAAATTGGGAAATTACGGGGAAAGCTTGATATGTTTTTCTTCAGTCCTGAGCATCCTCCTTTAACTGAAGCAACTCAAAGGGCCCTGGATTTTGCTATTAATGAAAAGCATAGATCAG GTGAAAACGAGGAAATAACAACTGTGCACATG ATGCTTGTTGGGTTATGGCGGCAACAAGAATCACTTGGCCATCAAGTATTGGTGTCCCTAAGATTTACTGATGAGAAAGCCAAGGAGCTCCATTCCCTGATATCTGAACCTGGATTCAAAGACGATTAA
- the LOC140978007 gene encoding kinesin-like protein KIN-UB isoform X1, producing MSSASFRNGSGLSRGGAMKIDNYNPKYSPSSSSSSSVKSKVQHSTVSSSLRRCSPGSLGTSRDGSAVVSGRVRVAVRLRPRNAEEMVEDADFADCVELQPELKRLKLRKNNWDSDTFEFDDVLTEFASQKRVYEVVAKPVLESVLDGYNGTVMAYGQTGTGKTYTLGRLGKEDTADRGIMLRAMEDILEEVSPENDLVSVSYLQLYMETIEDLLNPSNDNISIVEDPKNGDVSVPGATLVEIRDPKSFVELLQLGEAHRYAANTKLNTESSRSHAILMVHIKRSVKGKNPSLSSENGSITLTGKTLKPPIVRKSKLVIVDLAGSERIDKSGSEGHTLEEAKSINLSLSALGKCINALAENSAHVPVRDSKLTRLLRDSFGGTARTSLIITIGPSPRHRGETSSTIMFGQRAMKVENMLKIKEEFDYKSLSRKLDMQLDKLIAEHERQQKVFQHEIERIASEAQNRVAEVEQNYADALELEKLKYQKDYMESLKKLEEQWTIKQENHGHQKFKIGPSDNGIHQMSNAESPMLSASGEVAQIKKKLQNETLLRKAAEAETDRLKSESTHWKKTEAARNAELVKLRKMLEDQACQKEKLEDELSLLQSQLLQISSDADETRKNLDRGLIGRVPGYLDSLIPQVKHEQLRDTGDGERASMAKLFEQVGLHKILSLLEAEDADVRIHAVKVVANLAAEESNQERIVEAGGLTSLLTILKNSNDETIHRVAAGAIANLAMNEINQELIMSQGGVSLLSLTANRAEDPQTLRMIAGAIANLCGNDKLQAKLRAEDGIKALLGMVRCRHPDVLAQVARGIANFAKCESRASSQGSKNGKSLLIEDGALPWIVLNANNEASPIRRHVELALCHLAQHEVNAKEMITGGALWELVRISRDCSREDIRTLALKTLKSIPSFVAELKRLRIDHG from the exons ATGTCGAGCGCTAGTTTCAGAAATGGCAGTGGCTTATCCAGAGGAGGAGCAATGAAGATTGACAATTACAATCCTAAATATTCCCCTTCTTCTTCCTCGTCGTCTTCTGTTAAGTCAAAAGTGCAGCATTCGACTGTTTCTTCCAGTTTACGGCGCTGCAGCCCCGGTTCACTTGGCACAAGCCGAGATGGTTCTGCTG taGTTTCTGGGAGGGTTCGAGTTGCTGTTAGATTAAGGCCTCGAAATGCTGAAGAGATGGTGGAAGATGCTGATTTTGCCGATTGTGTGGAATTGCAACCGGAG CTTAAGCGGTTGAAGCTTCGGAAAAACAATTGGGATTCTGATACTTTTGAGTTTGATGATGTATTAACTGAGTTTGCATCTCAAAAACGTGTGTATGAAGTTGTAGCGAAGCCCGTTTTGGAG AGTGTTTTGGACGGTTACAATGGAACAGTTATGGCATATGGACAGACTGGTACAGGGAAAACTTACACTCTTGGAAGACTAGGAAAAGAAGACACGGCTGATCGTGGAATAATGTTGCGAGCAATGGAAGACATATTGGAAGAAGTATCACCAGAGAATGATTTGGTTTCTGTCTCTTATTTGCAG CTTTATATGGAAACGATAGAGGACCTCCTTAATCCAAGTAATGATAATATTTCTATTGTGGAAGATCCAAAAAATGGAGATGTTTCTGTACCTGGTGCAACACTAGTAGAAATTAGGGATCCCAAGAGTTTCGTGGAATTACTGCAATTAGGGGAAGCTCATCGTTATGCTGCGAACACAAAATTAAATACAGAATCATCGCGCAGCCATGCCATTTTAATG GTACATATAAAGAGGTCAGTTAAGGGAAAAAATCCTTCTCTTTCAAGTGAAAATGGCAGCATTACTCTGACGGGAAAAACACTGAAACCTCCCATTGTACGGAAAAGCAAACTGGTTATTGTGGACCTTGCTGGTTCAGAGCGCATTGACAAATCAG GCAGTGAGGGTCATACATTGGAAGAAGCAAAATCTATCAATCTCTCTTTGAGCGCACTAGGGAAGTGCATTAATGCATTGGCAGAGAACAGTGCACATGTTCCTGTTCGTGACTCCAAGCTCACAAGGTTGCTTCGAGATTCTTTTGGAG GCACTGCTAGAACCTCATTGATTATTACTATTGGGCCATCACCACGACATCGAGGAGAGACATCCAGCACCATAATGTTTGGACAAAGG GCTATGAAGGTAGAGAACATGTTGAAAATTAAGGAAGAATTTGATTACAAAAGTTTGTCGAGGAAGCTTGATATGCAGTTGGACAAGCTAATTGCTGAGCATGAAAGACAACAAAAAGTGTTTCAACATGAGATTGAAAGGATAGCTTCTGAAGCACAGAACCGTGTTGCTGAGGTGGAACAGAACTATGCTGATGCACTGGAG CTGGAGAAGCTCAAGTATCAAAAAGACTACATGGAGTCATTGAAGAAGCTTGAGGAACAATGGAcgataaaacaagaaaatcatggacatcaaaaattcaaaattggtCCATCTGATAATGGCATCCATCAGATGTCAAATGCGGAG TCTCCTATGCTGTCTGCTTCTGGAGAAGTGGCACAGATTAAAAAGAAGCTTCAAAATGAAACTCTTTTACGAAAAGCTGCAGAAGCTGAAACTGATAGATTAAAAAGTGAATCAACTCATTGGAAAAAAACCGAG GCTGCTAGGAATGCTGAACTTGTGAAGCTTCGTAAGATGCTGGAAGATCAAGCATGCCAAAAAGAAAAACTCGAAGATGAACTCTCACTTCTGCAAAGTCAATTACTGCAAATAAGTTCTGATGCTGATGAG ACAAGAAAAAACCTAGATAGAGGTTTGATTGGACGAGTACCTGGCTACCTGGATTCTCTCATCCCTCAGGTCAAGCATGAACAGCTAAGAGACACTGGAGATGGAGAGAGAGCCTCAATGGCGAAACTTTTTGAACAAG TCGGACTTCACAAAATATTGTCATTACTTGAAGCAGAAGATGCTGATGTTCGCATTCATGCTGTGAAAGTAGTGGCTAATCTTGCAGCAGAAG AATCAAATCAAGAAAGGATTGTTGAGGCTGGTGGGCTTACATCCTTGCTAACAATCCTGAAAAACTCCAATGACGAGACCATTCACAGGGTTGCAGCTGGGGCAATCGCAAATCTCGCAATGAATG AAATTAATCAGGAGCTCATCATGTCCCAAGGGGGCGTCAGCTTGTTGTCTTTGACAGCAAATCGTGCAGAGGATCCTCAGACTCTCCGTATGATTGCTGGAGCCATTGCTAATCTCTGTGGGAATG ATAAGTTACAAGCGAAGCTAAGAGCTGAAGATGGTATCAAGGCTCTTCTTGGGATGGTTAGATGCAGGCATCCAGATGTTCTTGCTCAAGTTGCTCGAGGAATCGCGAATTTTGCCAAATGCGAGTCTAGAGCATCCAGTCAAG GTTCTAAGAATGGGAAGTCTCTTCTAATTGAAGATGGAGCCCTTCCGTGGATTGTACTGAATGCTAACAATGAAGCTTCTCCAATCAGGCGTCATGTTGAGCTAGCACTTTGCCATCTAGCACAGCACG AGGTCAATGCAAAGGAAATGATAACTGGAGGAGCCCTGTGGGAGCTTGTTCGTATTTCCCGAGATTGTTCACGAGAGGATATTAGGACTCTCGCCCTCAAAACACTAAAGTCCATCCCCAGTTTCGTGGCCGAATTGAAGCGGCTGAGGATTGATCATGGTTGA
- the LOC140978007 gene encoding kinesin-like protein KIN-UA isoform X3: MSSASFRNGSGLSRGGAMKIDNYNPKYSPSSSSSSSVKSKVQHSTVSSSLRRCSPGSLGTSRDGSAVVSGRVRVAVRLRPRNAEEMVEDADFADCVELQPELKRLKLRKNNWDSDTFEFDDVLTEFASQKRVYEVVAKPVLESVLDGYNGTVMAYGQTGTGKTYTLGRLGKEDTADRGIMLRAMEDILEEVSPENDLVSVSYLQLYMETIEDLLNPSNDNISIVEDPKNGDVSVPGATLVEIRDPKSFVELLQLGEAHRYAANTKLNTESSRSHAILMVHIKRSVKGKNPSLSSENGSITLTGKTLKPPIVRKSKLVIVDLAGSERIDKSGSEGHTLEEAKSINLSLSALGKCINALAENSAHVPVRDSKLTRLLRDSFGGTARTSLIITIGPSPRHRGETSSTIMFGQRAMKVENMLKIKEEFDYKSLSRKLDMQLDKLIAEHERQQKVFQHEIERIASEAQNRVAEVEQNYADALELEKLKYQKDYMESLKKLEEQWTIKQENHGHQKFKIGPSDNGIHQMSNAESPMLSASGEVAQIKKKLQNETLLRKAAEAETDRLKSESTHWKKTEAARNAELVKLRKMLEDQACQKEKLEDELSLLQSQLLQISSDADEVKHEQLRDTGDGERASMAKLFEQVGLHKILSLLEAEDADVRIHAVKVVANLAAEESNQERIVEAGGLTSLLTILKNSNDETIHRVAAGAIANLAMNEINQELIMSQGGVSLLSLTANRAEDPQTLRMIAGAIANLCGNDKLQAKLRAEDGIKALLGMVRCRHPDVLAQVARGIANFAKCESRASSQGSKNGKSLLIEDGALPWIVLNANNEASPIRRHVELALCHLAQHEVNAKEMITGGALWELVRISRDCSREDIRTLALKTLKSIPSFVAELKRLRIDHG; encoded by the exons ATGTCGAGCGCTAGTTTCAGAAATGGCAGTGGCTTATCCAGAGGAGGAGCAATGAAGATTGACAATTACAATCCTAAATATTCCCCTTCTTCTTCCTCGTCGTCTTCTGTTAAGTCAAAAGTGCAGCATTCGACTGTTTCTTCCAGTTTACGGCGCTGCAGCCCCGGTTCACTTGGCACAAGCCGAGATGGTTCTGCTG taGTTTCTGGGAGGGTTCGAGTTGCTGTTAGATTAAGGCCTCGAAATGCTGAAGAGATGGTGGAAGATGCTGATTTTGCCGATTGTGTGGAATTGCAACCGGAG CTTAAGCGGTTGAAGCTTCGGAAAAACAATTGGGATTCTGATACTTTTGAGTTTGATGATGTATTAACTGAGTTTGCATCTCAAAAACGTGTGTATGAAGTTGTAGCGAAGCCCGTTTTGGAG AGTGTTTTGGACGGTTACAATGGAACAGTTATGGCATATGGACAGACTGGTACAGGGAAAACTTACACTCTTGGAAGACTAGGAAAAGAAGACACGGCTGATCGTGGAATAATGTTGCGAGCAATGGAAGACATATTGGAAGAAGTATCACCAGAGAATGATTTGGTTTCTGTCTCTTATTTGCAG CTTTATATGGAAACGATAGAGGACCTCCTTAATCCAAGTAATGATAATATTTCTATTGTGGAAGATCCAAAAAATGGAGATGTTTCTGTACCTGGTGCAACACTAGTAGAAATTAGGGATCCCAAGAGTTTCGTGGAATTACTGCAATTAGGGGAAGCTCATCGTTATGCTGCGAACACAAAATTAAATACAGAATCATCGCGCAGCCATGCCATTTTAATG GTACATATAAAGAGGTCAGTTAAGGGAAAAAATCCTTCTCTTTCAAGTGAAAATGGCAGCATTACTCTGACGGGAAAAACACTGAAACCTCCCATTGTACGGAAAAGCAAACTGGTTATTGTGGACCTTGCTGGTTCAGAGCGCATTGACAAATCAG GCAGTGAGGGTCATACATTGGAAGAAGCAAAATCTATCAATCTCTCTTTGAGCGCACTAGGGAAGTGCATTAATGCATTGGCAGAGAACAGTGCACATGTTCCTGTTCGTGACTCCAAGCTCACAAGGTTGCTTCGAGATTCTTTTGGAG GCACTGCTAGAACCTCATTGATTATTACTATTGGGCCATCACCACGACATCGAGGAGAGACATCCAGCACCATAATGTTTGGACAAAGG GCTATGAAGGTAGAGAACATGTTGAAAATTAAGGAAGAATTTGATTACAAAAGTTTGTCGAGGAAGCTTGATATGCAGTTGGACAAGCTAATTGCTGAGCATGAAAGACAACAAAAAGTGTTTCAACATGAGATTGAAAGGATAGCTTCTGAAGCACAGAACCGTGTTGCTGAGGTGGAACAGAACTATGCTGATGCACTGGAG CTGGAGAAGCTCAAGTATCAAAAAGACTACATGGAGTCATTGAAGAAGCTTGAGGAACAATGGAcgataaaacaagaaaatcatggacatcaaaaattcaaaattggtCCATCTGATAATGGCATCCATCAGATGTCAAATGCGGAG TCTCCTATGCTGTCTGCTTCTGGAGAAGTGGCACAGATTAAAAAGAAGCTTCAAAATGAAACTCTTTTACGAAAAGCTGCAGAAGCTGAAACTGATAGATTAAAAAGTGAATCAACTCATTGGAAAAAAACCGAG GCTGCTAGGAATGCTGAACTTGTGAAGCTTCGTAAGATGCTGGAAGATCAAGCATGCCAAAAAGAAAAACTCGAAGATGAACTCTCACTTCTGCAAAGTCAATTACTGCAAATAAGTTCTGATGCTGATGAG GTCAAGCATGAACAGCTAAGAGACACTGGAGATGGAGAGAGAGCCTCAATGGCGAAACTTTTTGAACAAG TCGGACTTCACAAAATATTGTCATTACTTGAAGCAGAAGATGCTGATGTTCGCATTCATGCTGTGAAAGTAGTGGCTAATCTTGCAGCAGAAG AATCAAATCAAGAAAGGATTGTTGAGGCTGGTGGGCTTACATCCTTGCTAACAATCCTGAAAAACTCCAATGACGAGACCATTCACAGGGTTGCAGCTGGGGCAATCGCAAATCTCGCAATGAATG AAATTAATCAGGAGCTCATCATGTCCCAAGGGGGCGTCAGCTTGTTGTCTTTGACAGCAAATCGTGCAGAGGATCCTCAGACTCTCCGTATGATTGCTGGAGCCATTGCTAATCTCTGTGGGAATG ATAAGTTACAAGCGAAGCTAAGAGCTGAAGATGGTATCAAGGCTCTTCTTGGGATGGTTAGATGCAGGCATCCAGATGTTCTTGCTCAAGTTGCTCGAGGAATCGCGAATTTTGCCAAATGCGAGTCTAGAGCATCCAGTCAAG GTTCTAAGAATGGGAAGTCTCTTCTAATTGAAGATGGAGCCCTTCCGTGGATTGTACTGAATGCTAACAATGAAGCTTCTCCAATCAGGCGTCATGTTGAGCTAGCACTTTGCCATCTAGCACAGCACG AGGTCAATGCAAAGGAAATGATAACTGGAGGAGCCCTGTGGGAGCTTGTTCGTATTTCCCGAGATTGTTCACGAGAGGATATTAGGACTCTCGCCCTCAAAACACTAAAGTCCATCCCCAGTTTCGTGGCCGAATTGAAGCGGCTGAGGATTGATCATGGTTGA
- the LOC140978008 gene encoding AT-hook motif nuclear-localized protein 18-like, giving the protein MDNHSLPPPFNTRDFNLQHQFHHHSQNSEDEQSETSGGGLNMGHKRNRDEGKGDSAGHDGGSAGGEGEMSGSRRPRGRPAGSKNKPKPPIIITRDSANALRTHVMEISDGCDIMEGVANFARRRQRGVCIMSGSGNVTNVTLKQPASPGAIVTLHGIFEILSLSGSFLPPPAPPAATGLTIYLAGGQGQVVGGSVVGQLLASGPVIIMAASFSNAAYERLPLEEEENAIQVQGNSLGSPPGGLGGQPPQNQPQILADPSLFQGMPPNLLNSIQMSNEVFWATGRPPF; this is encoded by the coding sequence ATGGACAACCATTCTCTTCCACCTCCATTCAACACCAGGGACTTCAATCTGCAACACCAATTCCACCACCATAGCCAGAACTCCGAGGACGAGCAAAGCGAAACCAGTGGAGGAGGCCTAAACATGGGACATAAGCGTAACCGGGACGAAGGAAAGGGTGATTCCGCCGGCCACGATGGTGGCTCTGCCGGCGGCGAaggagaaatgtctggttcaaGAAGGCCCAGAGGTCGCCCCGCCGGTTCGAAAAACAAGCCGAAGCCGCCGATCATCATCACTCGCGACAGCGCCAACGCACTCCGAACCCACGTCATGGAAATCTCAGACGGCTGCGACATCATGGAGGGTGTCGCCAACTTCGCTCGCCGCCGCCAGCGGGGAGTATGCATTATGAGTGGAAGTGGCAACGTGACGAATGTAACCCTAAAGCAACCGGCTTCCCCAGGGGCAATAGTAACATTACATGGCATATTCGAGATCTTGTCATTGTCGGGGTCGTTCCTGCCGCCACCAGCTCCTCCTGCAGCCACCGGACTGACCATTTACCTGGCCGGAGGGCAGGGTCAGGTGGTGGGGGGCAGTGTGGTGGGGCAGCTTCTGGCATCAGGGCCGGTTATTATAATGGCAGCTTCATTTAGCAATGCCGCATACGAAAGATTGCCgcttgaagaagaagaaaatgcaaTTCAAGTTCAAGGAAATTCATTAGGATCACCGCCTGGAGGACTCGGAGGCCAGCCACCGCAAAATCAGCCACAAATTTTAGCTGATCCCTCTTTGTTTCAAGGAATGCCACCGAATCTCCTCAACTCCATTCAGATGTCAAACGAGGTGTTCTGGGCTACTGGTCGGCCACCTTTCTAG